The DNA region GTCGCTGCTCACGACCACCCGTTGGTGCAAGCCGGCACCCAGCGTATCGAGCGCCACAATCGGCGTCCCCGCGGCTGCACCGTCGGCATCCAACGGTTGCACCAGCAACATCTTGAAGCCACCCAACGACGGGTGCTTGGTAGATGCGACTGCGTTTCCAACGACTTGGGCGTGAAGCATAGGGTTGATCAGTTCAGCGATGGGAAATTGTCAGACTTGAGCCTCGT from Sulfuriroseicoccus oceanibius includes:
- a CDS encoding EutN/CcmL family microcompartment protein, with translation MLHAQVVGNAVASTKHPSLGGFKMLLVQPLDADGAAAGTPIVALDTLGAGLHQRVVVSSDGIAARGLVHDEKSPARMFIQAIIDEVEA